The DNA segment AAAACTCCATTTGTGGTATTGGAATAATTACCACCATGAACAGAATTATCAAGATTGTTTAATTCGTTGAGGAAGCTTTCAGAATCTTGGAATAATTCTGTACCAGTAGCTTGTAATTCATTAACAGCAATAAACGCCATGATGGACTCCTAAAACTATTTTGGTTTTGAGTAGGAAGTGCAGGCGATTAAGAATTGCAAAACTTAATCGCTCATGCCACAATTGCAACAGAGCTATTTTGCTCAGTTTTCACACAGTCAGTAATGAAAATTTAGTAATAACCGTTACCAGCATCACTGTAGGACTTAGCTAGGTGTCCAATGGCATCGATACCATAGGTGATGACACCAAACTCAAATCCTTTTTCAGCCAAGTCTAAAACTCCATTGGTAGTTTTAGAATAATTACCACCATGAACAGAATTATCAAGATTGTTCAATTCGTTGAGGAAGCTTTCAGAATCTTGGAATAATTCTGTACCAGTAGCTTGTAATTCATTAACAGCAATAAACGCCATGATGGACTCCTAAAACTATTTTGGTTTTGAGTAGGAAGTGCAGGCGATTAAGAATTGCAAAACTTAATCGCTCATGCCACGATTGCAACAGAGCTATTTTGCTCAGTTTTTACACAGTCAGTAATGGAAATTTAGTAATAACCGTTACCAGCGTCACTGTAGGACTTAGCTAGGTGTCCAATGGCATCGATACCATAGGTGATAACACCAAACTCAAATCCCTTCACAGCTAAGTCTAAAACTCCATTTGTGGTATTGGAATAGTTATAGCCACCACCATGAACAGAATTGTCAAGATTATTCAACTCGTTGAGGAAGCTTTCAGAATCTTGGAATAATTCTGCACCAGTAGCTTGTAATTCTTTAACAGCAATAAACGCCATGATGGACTCCTGAAACAATGTTTGTGTTTAGCGAATTCCGTCAACGATTAAGTTTGTTTTGCTTAACCGTTGATTCAATTTTTATTGATCTTTTTTAGGGAAATCAAGCCTAAAACTTCAATCAGCAAGACATAAATAAATTCCATATGTCTGTTTTTCATGTTTACATTACCTAAAATTAAAGCTTGCTAACTGTGATAATCTGCGGCACAATATTTTGTGAAAAATATAGTATTGTAATTCAACGCTTCAACTTAGTTCGCCAAGCTATTGCTGCACTTGTAAACTGATAAAAGCAACTGATAACTAACACCAATGTGAAAAAGAACGAACGCGACAGATATATTAACAGACTTGGAAGCATTGTGTTGTCAGGGTTTTATCTGAACTAGATGTCCTAATCTATCTGGCTAGGGCTATAACACTCCAAAATTCTTATTCTGCTTGGCTTACCTAATTTTGAATTTTGAATTGGTATCACACGCACTCGCGTAATAAAAAATCGTGTATTTTGATAAAAACTAATATCAAAATACACGACATCATAAATATTAGGTTGTAATTAACAAACAATCATGAATTAATACCAAGCTGTTGTCGCAGGTCTTGAATTTGTAATTCTAGTGAATCCATCCATCGATCAAGAGTTCCATTAGTATCATTCAATGTGGGTGGTGTTGACTCTTCTGACGGTTCAGCAACTCGATTTCTTCTACCGCCATATCTTCTTTCCAAGCCTGCATACACAGACTTCAGTTCCCAAGTAGTGAGGTCTTTCAATGATTTTCCTTCATCATCGGGGGAAAGATCAGAAATTGTTATTCTTACCATTTGCTTGCCTCTTTCAATACGATTATATCGGTTAGCTCGTTACAGGGATTTTCCCTAATCGGAAAGATGGGAAGTCCTGCCTTATATTTTGATTTGTCCTTGAGAAAAATCAATATTTTTAGGCTAGATTTATAGACATAATTCAAGTATTTGTGTCTATAAAAGCTGATTTTGTATAACGGTGAAGCTGCTTTGTCTTCGTCAAAACAGTAATCCCAGGTTCTCTAGAGAACCTGGGATTATCACTCATTTATAGGAATCCGATTTGATGATCTCAACTATTAATTCTGCGCTTGTTGTGGTGGACTAGGAATTGTCACATCAATTGGTGTGACTTGAGCAGCTAATTGAGTTAACGGTGGTTGAATAGCGGTTTGATTACCCACCACCAGAGTTACAAGATTATCTGGTTTGAGGTATTGCTTGGCTACCCGTTGCACATCAGCTATGGTGGTGGCGGCTACGGCTTTTTGATAGCGGAAGAGAAAATCAGCCGGATAGCCGTAATATTCATAGCGCATCAATCGGGATAGGGTTTGGCTGGGGTCTTGGAAGTTGAATACAAAAGAATTGAGAGTAGACTCTTTAGCACGGGCTAATTCTTCTGCTGTTACTGGTTGGGCTTGGATGCGTTTTATTTCCGCTTGTAAGGCTTTGACGAACTGCACAGTCGCATCGGAACGGGTTTGTCCACCAGCCATGAACATCCCAGGATAGTCAAAGCGGGGACTCCAGTAACCATATACAGAATAGGCTAAACCTTGACGCGATCGCACTTCATTAAATAAACGTCCCCCAAAACCATTTAACACCCCATTCAATACATCCAATGCTGCATAGTCGGGGTTATCGAATTTACCCCCCAAATGCCCAACTAAAATACTACTTTGGGTAAGTTGGGGCTGATTGACGAAAAACACACCACCTGTATTTGCTGGGGAGACTTTTGGTAAAGTTGGTTTAGTAAATTGTGGGTTACGCGCCCAGTTACCCAACTTAGCTTGAATGAGCGATCGCATTTTTTTAGCATCAAAATCTCCCACAATGCCCAAAATCATATTATTGGGGTGGAAATACTTTTGGTGGAACTGTACCAAATCTTCACGAGCGATCGCGTTAATAGTGGCATACTCTGTAATACGACCATAGGGACTATCCTTGCCATAAATCAGCTTGCGAAATTCCCTAGAAGCAATACCATCAGGATCATCATTGCGGCGAGCGATACCACCTTTAGCTTGAGTTTTCGCCAAATCTAGTTTAGCTTGAGCAAACACTGGCGATCGCAACACCTCAGCAAATAGCCCAAATACTGTTTCCACATCTTCACTCAGCGCCTCAAAACTAGCGCTACCCGCCGCCTCACCAATATTCACTTCTACAGATGCGGCACGTTGTTCTAATATTTGATTCAAATCATCAGGTGAATGCTGCTTAGTTCCACCAGTCCGCATCACGCCACCGGTAAAGCTAGCCAATCCCACTTTATCTGCTGGTTCCCAACGACTCCCAGTCCTGACTAGTGCGGTACCACCAATTAAAGGTAGTTCCCTATCCTCCATGAGATAGACAACCAAGCCATTCTGCAACACAAACCGTTCGTACTTGGGTAACTTCACCTCCGGTAAGGGCGCAAACTGCAACTCTGTGTAGTGTTTGGCTGCTGCTGTCGCCGTCAGCGAAAAGTTAAAAGTTACAGCTAAAAAGGCAAAAATAGCCACCAATGCCACAATAAACCTTTTGCCTTTTGCCATTTTGAATTTTAGATTTCTAATTTTGAATTGTTTACGCCTGTGCATATCTGTTGCTGCTTTCCTCATATTTGCGGTGTATTACTCATGCTTTTTTCGATAACAACTTGCCAATTGTGCGATTTTCCGGCGTAAACGTTGCTTTTGCCACTCGCTGAATATCCGCAGGAGTCACAGCCACAATGTCATCTAATTGTTTAAACAAATTGCGCCAAGAACCTGTTTTTACCTCATATTCCAGAAGTTGCTGCGCCATACCCATATTGGAATCGAGGCTGCGTAATAAACCAGCTCTGGCTTGAGTTTTTACCCGTTCTAATTCCACCGCAGATACAGGTTCAGTTTTCAACTTGTCAATTTCTTTACTTAAAGCCAGCGCTACCTCATCAACTGTATGATTAGGAGCCGTGAGAGCATAGAACAGCATCAAGTTGGGGTATTTATCACCAGGAAAACCACTAAAACCTTGAGCGTTTAATGCTACACGTTCTTTTTCCACTAAAGACTTATATAGTCTTGATGTGCGTCCACTACTTAACAAGCTGGCAATAATATCATACGCCGCATTATCTGGATGAGTCATTGCGGGACGATGATAACCTTCTAAATACCAAGGTTGAGAAGCGAGTTCTAAAGTAACTTCTCGTGTTTGTGTTTGTTTGGGTTCTGTGGCAATTTTTGACTGTGGCTTAGGTGCTGCTTTGTAGCGTCCAAAGTAAGTTTGCGCCAAGCGTTTGACTTGAGCTACTTCCACATCTCCGACAACAGCAATAGTCAAATTACTGGGTACGTAATAAGTGTTAAAAAACGTCTGTACATCTTCTGGCGTTAAGTTACGAATATCTTGGTCGTAACCAATCACCGGTCGTCTGTAAGGATGAACTTTATAAGCAGCATCAATGAACCTCTCCACCATCATCCCAATAGGTGAATTTTCCACCCGCATCCGCCGCTCTTCTAAAATCACATCTTTTTCTTTATAAAACTCCCGGCGAATTACAGGATCAAGAAATCGATCAGACTCCAATGACATCCACAGTTCTAACTTATTGGACGGGAAACTGTAGAAATAACGTGTCGCTTCCGTTGAGGTATTGGCGTTTAAACCTACACCCCCAGATTGTTCGACAATTTGCCCCAGTTCATTTTGTTTGACTAATTTGCCAGCTTGTGATTCTACTTCCTTGAAAGTCGCTTGCAACCTCACAACATCATCTTGCTTACCATTGGCTTTCGCTGCTCGAATTTGTGTGTCTAACTGCTCCAAGCGCTCAAGTAAGGGTTTTTCAGCCTGATAATTTTCTGTACCAATGCGTGTAGTGCCTTTGAACGCCAAATGCTCAAGAAAGTGAGCGACACCAGTTTTACCATCTGGTTCATCCACACCTCCAACATCCGCGTAGGTGAGAAAGGAAACTACTGGTGCTTGATGGCGTTCTAAGACAATAAACTTCATGCCATTATCCAGCCGGAACTCCGTCAAATCTTTAATTACCCGGTCTAGATAGGGTTGAATTGAAGTAGGAACTTTTGCAGTTGGTGTTTTGCTTGGTTGGAGAGCAATTGGCGTTTGTGCTAATGCTATTTCTGGTGTCCATCCCCACCATAGAACGACTGTTGCCATCAAGATTGCCAACAGCCGACGCGATATTGAACGACTAAGTTGATTCATAAGCAACAAGTAAATAAATATCCACTACCTAAGCAACAGGTTAATCGAGAATTGTAGCGTTAATCTTGTATTAAGCTTTCTGTGCTTTTTGTACCTGACGTTAGACAATAATGCTACAAGTAGTGTTCCGGAGATTTTACAATAACTATTATGCGAGTTTTTAATTCTCCCCCGCCTTCAGAGGCACAGACACGCACCAAAATTTTACAGGCAGCGCTAAAGTTATTTGCCTCCCAAGGCTTTGATGGCACTACCACCCGCGATTTAGCACAAGCCGCAGGTGTAGCCGAAGGTACTTTGTTTAGGCATTTCCCTAACAAAAAAGCGATTTTGGTAGAAGTAGCAACTGCTGGCTGGGTGGACATTCTCACAGATTTGCTCACAGAGTTGAGCGAAATGGGTAGCTATAAAGCAGTCGCTCAGGTGATGCGTCGCCGGATGTGGAATTTGCAAAAAACGCCGACTTAATGCGGGTTTGCTTCATGGAAGTGCAGTTTCACCCAGACTTGCGCGATCGCATTCAAGAAGAAGTCATTGGTAAAATGACCGATGTCGCCGAAGCCTTCTTCCAAACCGCAATGGATAAAGGCATTTACCGCAAAACAGATGCCAATCTAGTAGCCAAAGTATTCCTGGGAATGTTTGCGATCGCTGGCTTCTCTAACAATACTCTCATGCAGCCAGACGCTTCCCCCCAAGAAATGCAGCAAATGGCAGAAGGCCTAGCTGATATCTTCCTCAATGGGGTACTAGCAAAAGATTAGGGAATCACCGTTAACTGTTAACTGTTGACTGTTGACCATTGACCATATTCGCCTGTTGACTCCACTGCTGGACTAATTCAATTGCTGGACACAAATCTCGACGCTGCAAGGTTGCGACTTGTAAGCGTAAAATCTGTTTGTGTAATCGGTGAGTGGGAATCTGGGCTAACTGTGCCACAGAAGCAACACCAGCATGAAGTAACAGACCACAATATTGTGTTCCCACACCAGGAATCCTGGCTAAATCTGCTAAGGCGATCCATTTATTTACATATTGCGGATGAACTTGTAATCTACTCGCCAAAGCCAGCCTGGACTCTAAAGTTTTACCCTGTTTGACAAGCCCTGCTGTAGTTTGAATCCCACAATTTTGCAGTCGGGATTGTTCCTCTTGACTCAATCCAGGTAATTGCTCAATCGGCCAGTCACAACTTAGCATAGTTGTATTTTTACTAGACATGGAAAATAAGACATAGGTTTATTTATCTATTCTGGCGCTTAATTTTCAAACGCAGAGGAACACGGAGGTAAACGCAAAGGAACGCGGAGACTTCTCTTTGCGTACCTCTGCGCCCCTTTGCATTAAATTAACTCCCCCCGTAAAACTGTAACCGCCTGTCCTGCGAGAAATACCCGATGGTCGCTTTGCGAACCGCCGTAGGCATCGCCTCCCCCATAACGCACCTTCACCACCCCACCACGGCTAGAGGCTTGATAAGCCACAAACTCATCTTTACCCAGGCGATCGCGCCAATAAGCAGCCAAGCAGCAATGAGCCGCCCCTGTAACTGGATCTTCATTTATACCCAAACCAGGAGCAAAAAAACGAGAAACAAAATCATACTGGGAATCAGTCCGAGTTTGGCTGGTTACAATAGCATTACCAGTTAGTAAGGTTGCCAGTTTAGAGAAATTCGGCTGCATTTGCCGCACTAAATCCTCAGACTCTACCTCTACCAAATAGCCCAAAGAGTTCTGTACAACTACTTTCAATGGCACACCCAAAGCCTCACCTAGTTCAGGCGGCGTTGTTATTGCTTGTGAATGATTTACCGGAAAATCTAACTCAATCCAATCACCTTGGCGCTTGGCAATGAGTAAACCACTTTTGGTATGAAAATGAGCAACTTCATCGGGGGACAAATGCCCCTCTGACCACAAAACATGAGCGCTGGCTAAGGTTGCATGACCACAAAGCGGTACTTCCACTGTCGGCGTGAACCACCGCAGATTGAAGCCATCATCTTGTTTGACTAAGAAAGCCGTCTCCGATAAATTCATTTCCTGGGCTACATTTTGCATCCAAGAGTCATCTTGGGGAGTAGGCAAAACACAGACAGCCGCAGGATTACCCGCGAATGGTTTAGCGGTGAAAGCATCTACTTGAATAATTTGTTGTCCCATAAAGTTTAAAAATATAATTCGTAATTAACAAGGTAAGTCCTATTGAGCATGAATAACGGGCTATGCAGTACCTTAGAAATTAGTAAACTATCTCCACAAGCCTGAGTCAATGTTCAATGCAAGCCGTAATTTGCAACTCAAAATCATTACAGGTCTAATTTTTGTGGGCTTGGTCGGTTGTAATGCTGAACAAAAGCTGCCATCCAATCCTACAGAAATACAACCATCAACCACACAACCTGAAGCACCAAACAGGGAAAATGACAAAGATGATGATGATCAAGAGCCAGAAAATGACAGCCAGGATAATGATAAAGAAGATAACGATTAAATAGCGATAACTAATTATGGGTTCTCTAGCTGATACTTTGCGCGATCGCCGTCAAAAATTAGCCCACCTCATCGATTTTCCCGCGATTTTATGGTCAGGTGGTAGCAATGCGCGCAATTTTCCCGCCAATCGTTTTCCGTTTCGGGCTAGCAGTCACTTCCTCTATTTTGCTGGCTTACCCCTACCCAACGCCGCAATTTACCTAAAAGCAGGTAAGTTAACATTATTTATCGATGATCCTGCACCCGGTAGCGCCCTATGGCATGGAGAAACGCCAAAACGTGAGGAAATAGCTGAAACTATTGGTGCGGATGCAGCTCAACCCTTATCAGAATTAACGCCTTTCCTGGAAGGTGCAGCCACTATTGCCGTCCAAGATGCTACAACTTGGACGCAGCAATCCCAACTACTGAACAGATGGGTTTTACCGCAAGGTCAGCCAGAAGGAATTGATTTAGAATTAGCGAAAGCGATCGTTACCTTACGCCTCACCCACGACACAGGCGCATTAGCTGAGTTACGCAAAGCTGCAACTGTGAGTGTAGCAGCCCACAAAGCCGGCATGGCAGCCACCACCAACGCCAAAATAGAAGCAGAAATTAGAGCCGCAATGGAAAGCGTTTTCCTGGCTCACAACATGACGACTGCTTATAACAGTATTGTCACAGTCCACGGTGAAGTCTTACACAACGAACAGTATCACCATCCTCTGCAACCAGGGGATTTATTACTAGCCGATGTCGGCGGCGAAACAGAATTAGGTTGGGCTGCTGATATTACCCGTACCTGGCCTGTGTCTGGTAAATTTTCTCCCACACAACGGGATATATATGATGTAGTCTTAGCAGCCCATGATACCTGCATTGCCAACATCCGCCCTGGTGTGGAGTATGCAGAGATTCATCTATTAGGGGCTAGGGTTATTGCCGAAGGTTTGGTAAATTTAGGCATTTTGCGAGGTAATCCCGAAGATTTAGTAGAAAAAGATGCCCATGCTTTATTTTTCCCCCACGGTATCGGTCATCTCTTGGGTTTGGATGTCCACGATATGGAAGACTTGGGCGATTTAGCCGGCTATGAAGAAGGGAAGAAAAGGAGCGATCGCTTCGGCTTAGGCTACCTCCGTTTAAATCGTCCCCTACGTACAGGAATGTTAGTCACAATTGAACCCGGATTCTACCAAGTTCCCGCCATCTTAAACGATGAAAAAACTCGCTCAAGATATCAATACACAGTCAATTGGGAACGCCTATCACAATTTACCGATGTCCGAGGAATCCGCATTGAAGATGATGTTTTAGTTACAGATACAGGCAGCGAAGTCCTCACCGCCGCCTTGCCAAATGACGCTGATACCATAGAACATCTAGTTAATCAAATTTGAGGCGTTGCTGAATCAGAGGATGAAATTTGATGTGCTGAAATTTCAAACTCTTTATTTTGAATTTTGTTGGCGTTCGCGGTAGCGTCTCGTAGAGAAGCCTTCCCGTAGGGTATTTTGAATTGATTCTGCGCCTCTGCGTGAATTAAACCGCCAAAAACCGTTGAATCACATCCTGACTAAGTTCATCAGTGGAACCAGATGCAACAATAGCCCCTTTTTGCATAGCGTAATAGTAATCAGCCTGACGGACAAAATGTAAGTGTTGTTCTACAAGTAAAACAGAAATACCTGTAGTTTCAATAATGCGACGGACGGCTGCTTCAATTTCTAGGATGATTGAAGGTTGAATCCCTTCTGTGGGTTCATCTAAAACCAATAATTGAGGCTGTCCCATTAAAGCACGAGCGATCGCCAGTTGTTGTTGTTGTCCACCACTTAAATCACCACCCATCCGCGATAACATGGTTTTTAACACAGGAAATAAGCTAAAAATTTCTTCCGGAATTTCAGCTTTTTTCACCTGTTTCTGTCTAGCTTCTAACCCCAGCAGCAGATTTTCCTTGACTGTTAAACGAGGAATAATATCTCTTCCTTGAGGAACATAACCAATTCCCATTTTCGCCCTTTGGTCTGGAGATTTGGAGTTGATTAAATTCCCGGCTAAGTTAATAGTGCCACTGCGAGGTTTCAGTAAACCCATAATTGTTTTCAGTAGGGTTGTTTTACCTACACCATTGCGCCCAATTAGACAGATCATTTGCCC comes from the Nostoc sp. PCC 7120 = FACHB-418 genome and includes:
- a CDS encoding M16 family metallopeptidase, whose translation is MAKGKRFIVALVAIFAFLAVTFNFSLTATAAAKHYTELQFAPLPEVKLPKYERFVLQNGLVVYLMEDRELPLIGGTALVRTGSRWEPADKVGLASFTGGVMRTGGTKQHSPDDLNQILEQRAASVEVNIGEAAGSASFEALSEDVETVFGLFAEVLRSPVFAQAKLDLAKTQAKGGIARRNDDPDGIASREFRKLIYGKDSPYGRITEYATINAIAREDLVQFHQKYFHPNNMILGIVGDFDAKKMRSLIQAKLGNWARNPQFTKPTLPKVSPANTGGVFFVNQPQLTQSSILVGHLGGKFDNPDYAALDVLNGVLNGFGGRLFNEVRSRQGLAYSVYGYWSPRFDYPGMFMAGGQTRSDATVQFVKALQAEIKRIQAQPVTAEELARAKESTLNSFVFNFQDPSQTLSRLMRYEYYGYPADFLFRYQKAVAATTIADVQRVAKQYLKPDNLVTLVVGNQTAIQPPLTQLAAQVTPIDVTIPSPPQQAQN
- a CDS encoding M16 family metallopeptidase, whose translation is MNQLSRSISRRLLAILMATVVLWWGWTPEIALAQTPIALQPSKTPTAKVPTSIQPYLDRVIKDLTEFRLDNGMKFIVLERHQAPVVSFLTYADVGGVDEPDGKTGVAHFLEHLAFKGTTRIGTENYQAEKPLLERLEQLDTQIRAAKANGKQDDVVRLQATFKEVESQAGKLVKQNELGQIVEQSGGVGLNANTSTEATRYFYSFPSNKLELWMSLESDRFLDPVIRREFYKEKDVILEERRMRVENSPIGMMVERFIDAAYKVHPYRRPVIGYDQDIRNLTPEDVQTFFNTYYVPSNLTIAVVGDVEVAQVKRLAQTYFGRYKAAPKPQSKIATEPKQTQTREVTLELASQPWYLEGYHRPAMTHPDNAAYDIIASLLSSGRTSRLYKSLVEKERVALNAQGFSGFPGDKYPNLMLFYALTAPNHTVDEVALALSKEIDKLKTEPVSAVELERVKTQARAGLLRSLDSNMGMAQQLLEYEVKTGSWRNLFKQLDDIVAVTPADIQRVAKATFTPENRTIGKLLSKKA
- a CDS encoding DUF4332 domain-containing protein; protein product: MSSKNTTMLSCDWPIEQLPGLSQEEQSRLQNCGIQTTAGLVKQGKTLESRLALASRLQVHPQYVNKWIALADLARIPGVGTQYCGLLLHAGVASVAQLAQIPTHRLHKQILRLQVATLQRRDLCPAIELVQQWSQQANMVNGQQSTVNS
- a CDS encoding PhzF family phenazine biosynthesis protein, translating into MGQQIIQVDAFTAKPFAGNPAAVCVLPTPQDDSWMQNVAQEMNLSETAFLVKQDDGFNLRWFTPTVEVPLCGHATLASAHVLWSEGHLSPDEVAHFHTKSGLLIAKRQGDWIELDFPVNHSQAITTPPELGEALGVPLKVVVQNSLGYLVEVESEDLVRQMQPNFSKLATLLTGNAIVTSQTRTDSQYDFVSRFFAPGLGINEDPVTGAAHCCLAAYWRDRLGKDEFVAYQASSRGGVVKVRYGGGDAYGGSQSDHRVFLAGQAVTVLRGELI
- a CDS encoding aminopeptidase P family protein produces the protein MGSLADTLRDRRQKLAHLIDFPAILWSGGSNARNFPANRFPFRASSHFLYFAGLPLPNAAIYLKAGKLTLFIDDPAPGSALWHGETPKREEIAETIGADAAQPLSELTPFLEGAATIAVQDATTWTQQSQLLNRWVLPQGQPEGIDLELAKAIVTLRLTHDTGALAELRKAATVSVAAHKAGMAATTNAKIEAEIRAAMESVFLAHNMTTAYNSIVTVHGEVLHNEQYHHPLQPGDLLLADVGGETELGWAADITRTWPVSGKFSPTQRDIYDVVLAAHDTCIANIRPGVEYAEIHLLGARVIAEGLVNLGILRGNPEDLVEKDAHALFFPHGIGHLLGLDVHDMEDLGDLAGYEEGKKRSDRFGLGYLRLNRPLRTGMLVTIEPGFYQVPAILNDEKTRSRYQYTVNWERLSQFTDVRGIRIEDDVLVTDTGSEVLTAALPNDADTIEHLVNQI
- the urtE gene encoding urea ABC transporter ATP-binding subunit UrtE; this encodes MLNISNLNVYYGESHILRNVDLTVPNGQMICLIGRNGVGKTTLLKTIMGLLKPRSGTINLAGNLINSKSPDQRAKMGIGYVPQGRDIIPRLTVKENLLLGLEARQKQVKKAEIPEEIFSLFPVLKTMLSRMGGDLSGGQQQQLAIARALMGQPQLLVLDEPTEGIQPSIILEIEAAVRRIIETTGISVLLVEQHLHFVRQADYYYAMQKGAIVASGSTDELSQDVIQRFLAV